TTTTAAAGCGATGTGTTGGGGTCTGAGGCCTGCACTAGTTAAACTGGTTGGTTTCAATAATCTGAATGTGCCATCTGAAAAGCATCTGTGCAGCAAAAGTCTGACTATGGATTACCAATTTATCTTTTCactggggatgcaccgataccgataccagtatcaggtatagggtccgatactgtgctcatgtactcgtactcgcaaaacggctccgatacaacggcaccgataccactttacagcggcgtgacgttaacctctcgtcaccatctttcgggtccgaTCGCatgcgctcacgctccacctccccgacggtgcgggcgagacgggccggtggtgcgcccgctgggccgggatcccacctcagccggcggttttgcttgcaccctctgactcgtgcatgcgttagactccttggtctgtgtttcaagatgggtcgggtgggttgcagacatcgccgcagacccgtggcgccttttacgtgggccaagCCCCGCGCTGGGGGCACGACTTGGTTGGggtgcactgaggacagtccgccccggtgagaggagagagggcgcagcgagcactttggccacggccccgggaaggtTGGCTGGCTGTTaatgagggtcttttggcacagagaagtactcgtattggtactcggtatcagagagtacccaaatgtaagtacttgtacttgtacttggtctgaaaaaaagtggtatcggtgcatccctagactTAACCTTTAAGCAGCTGACTCCTCTGAATACATCCACAAGTGTTGCAGATGAGGGATTAAATCCATTCCTCACTCGTGCTACTTTAACTCTACATACTTCAGTGAGCTTCAACAACAAGTATTTTTATGAAACGATGGTTCGTTTCTTGCAGGGCGACATGTTAAGGGGAAACAACATCAACTCACCTCTCCAGAAGAGCCCGTCTCTCGTCCTGGTTGTTCTGGACGGTGGCCTCCAGCACGGCGATCTCTCCTCTGAGCTCGTCCGTCTGCTTCTCCAGTTCGCCGACTCTCCGCTGGCTGCCCTGCCACTCTCTCTTCAGCGTGGCCACGTTTTCATTCAGAGCCGTCACCTGCACGCCAATCTTAGCTTCCGCCTCCTCCCCACGCTTCACCTGCTCCTCTCTGGCTCGCTTCTCTGACGACTTTGGGAAGAAGGATTGGTCATATCATAAAAAGGGATCAGAAGGGGGATGAATGACATTTAATCCACTAATTTAAAATCCTTTAGTGGATGAGTGATCCTACCAACTGATCCTGGACGCCCTTTGTTTGTGCGAGTAGctgctcctctctctggctCCTGCTGTCCCTGGTGGCCTGGTGCTCTTTCTGCTCCTGCTCCAGGGTCTTCTGTGCCGCCTCCACCTGACGCTGCAGCTCCAGTTTCTGCTGGATCAACATCTGTTTGGCTTCCCGCAACTCACCCAGCTCCTGATGAAGCAACAAAGATGTAACTCAATGCACAATatttggttgtgtgtctctctaACAAAAGAGGCAGGAACTCATTTCATCCACGGGGTTGAACTTTAAAAGACTCGAGCAGGTTGGAGCTTAGGAAGTTATCGCTGTGACAACGGCTTCGGATCGATCTCACAGCGGCTTTGAAGAACAGAAAAATCCATCGACTCAAGCACGCACAGTTCTAACTGTGAAGAATGTGGCCCTGATGACCTGCAGTAGTAGAGTTAAGCTGTTTACATAAGACACAAGCATGGGAAGCAGGTCATGTTCTATTAGTCGGAGGAATACTCCAGCCTCTCTCTTCCcctttaaatcaaaataaagacatttttagttgctttttaaGGTGACTGAGTGACCGACCTTCTCGCTCTTCTCCGTTAGTGCTTTTAATTCAGAAGTCAGTCTCGTGTTATTCTTCTCCAGGACACTCTTGGCTTTGTTCAGCTCCTCCACTTtgctcctctccttctccacttcctcctttaCTTGACCCTGGGTGAGTTAGCACAGTTTACAATGTATGAACTTGATCACATGAAGTCATAGAAGTGTTTATGTCTTCTGTGGGTGAATCCGTTTGTCTGACCTGTCGCTTCTGTAGTTCCTTCAGGGTTTGTTCTTGCTGTTGGAGCTTCTGGTCCCGTTTCACCAGATCCTGCTCCAACGAGCCGCGGCCCGTCTGCAGATCCTGCATCTGAGTCTCTAAACCTGTCTGATGGCTTCGGTTAGCGGCCAGCTCTTCCTGAGCCAAGTTCAGCTTCTCCTCTGAGGCCTACAGACGGAGAAAGCAGCAGGGACTGTGGGAACTGCTCGGAACATTTTATTATATCATTCTCCAGAATCATCAACACCTCTCCCTCGCCATTATGAGTCTCTACCATTAACCCACCTTTAGGTCTTGTCGCAGGGCAGAGACCTCAGACTCCTTGCCGTAGAAGTCAGACTGAAGCTTAGCGAGGCTTCCCTTGCTTTGCTCCAAGGCCTTCTGCAGCTCCTTCGACCGGCTGCTCTCAGAGGCCAACTCCTGGACGAGCCCCGACACCTGGGCCCTCAGTTTACCCTCCTCCGCCGTCTGGAGGTAAGAGTCAGAACGTTTTAGGCACTTTAGGCAACACACCAGTTActtaaacacaattaaaataCAGTTAATATCAATCCTCTTGAAGtggcagctgtgtgtctgtatttgtatttcaaaatgctGCTTGCCTTCTTGACATTAACTTCTTGTAACTCTGCCACTTGGCCCTtcagtttcttcatctcctcctcgaAGGACCCCTGGGTCGTCATAAGTTGCGCCCGCAGCTTCTCCAGctccttctctttttccttcAGCGCCCCCTGAGAGTTTGAGCGCTGCTGCTCCAGCGTGGTCAGCTGCACTTTCAACTTTTTCTCTGCCTGAAGTTGGCAGACACAACAGCAGCTCTTTAGGCTCAAACAAACATTCAAAACAACACTACTTGATCTTCCTTTTTTATCAGAAGCTCACCTCTCCCATCTGCTCCAACTGCTCTTTGGATTCTTTCATCGCCTTGGTGATGGCCTCGTTATTCTTAAGAAGCTCCTGTCTGGCCTTCTCATTGGACTTTTCCTGAGGATTAAGACAGATTAATGTCTTGGTGATGCAATAAGGAGGCTATTTGTTACTCCCCTTTGCTAGACAAAGTGGTCTAAACAGCAGCTTACTGAATGTACCTTCTCCTCCATGGCTGACTTATGgttcttcctctctgtgtccAGTTGACTCCGACTCTCTTTCAGTGCCTTATTAGCCTTTCCTAGACTCTCCTGCGTCGAGGAAAGCTCCTTCCTTTGAGCCTCTTTCTCCTGCTGGGCCTTCTGCAGGTCCACCGTCAGGTTCTGAGCTTTCCTGTCCAGATCTGCGTGCTTCGTCTTTCCCTCCTGAGTCACCTTGTCCAGGTTCACCTTCAGAGCAGCGTTGTCCTGCTCACTGcgctccagctgctgctgcatgtcACCAAAAGCAGCTgcttttttcttcatctcctcttgcAGTGTTGTAGCCCTTAACAGTGGAACGTCATTAGTGTTGCATTAGGTATAATTCATATAAATATTCAACACagtggagaaaaacaaaacactaatgTAGCAAAAGGTTGTGCCATCACTAAAATACTGTTACAGAGTGTTAGTTACAGTTGGATTtacaagcatttaatactcaaCTCTTAATCACATTTTAATAAAGCTAATGCACCAGTACGGTTCCTCTCACCCTGCTTTCTCTGTTTCCAGCGAGTGCTGCAGCTCCTTTGCTTTccgtttgacctctgacccttccTTCTGCAGCTTCTGCACCTCTTTCTGCATCTGGTCCCGTGTGGTCTGCACCTCCCCGACCTGAGACTCCAATTTCTGTCAGATTAAAACACcagattcatttttattttttttttaaacaagatGTATTTATACTGAGGATACTACTAACATTTACAGTCCAACGTCAGGTACTCACAATAAAGACTCAACACAAACCTTATTGAGCCCCTCCAGCTGCTCTATACGCTGTTCTGAGGCCATTAGTTTGTCTTTGCATTCCTTCAGAGTGCCGTCCAGCTGTGTGCACTGCTCCTGTCTCTCCTTGAGCCTCTGGATCTGCTCCTCCACCTTCTTCTGAACTTTATTCAGCTCCTTTACAAGACGGTGAGAGAGGGTGAAGGATACGAGTGAGGGAGGTGACAACTATTTTCAAAGCAAAGACATACGGTGGCACAAAGAAGACGCTAACCTGCTGCTTGTCCTGCAGAGCATGCTGAGCGGTCTCCAGGTTGTTGTCCAGGTTAGCTTTCTGTGCAGCCTTGGCTGCCTCTGCAGATAGCAGCATCTCTGTCTTTGCcttcagctgaagaaaacagacacacagaaaagGTTATTATCTGTAGTAGAACATAGTGGCTTTttgtctggaccgcagagggccagccctacaaacactaaagtctgtcactgagtgactgactgactgatgaagttacaggattggtcgttgctctttcaaaatgagaaggcggagaacagttctgtgtttaggttttctggggagcgtgtcagTGGTTCAGTGTATCATTAcatcgtgctgttgttgtgcatgaactattgtttatgtttgtttaagttacgttatgttgtgcttcatattgtgttaccgtgcattcacaccaagcgtaAAGCTAATTTTCGCCTCGCTCTCCTCCAGAAATAACACAGCACAGACGTGCTCGTGAAGGGTCTCACCTGAGCATCCAGCTGGGCTACTTTCTCCTTGCTGTCTGCGAGCTGGGTGGTGAGTTCGGTGACGGAGGTCTCCAGGGTGTGGGCTCGGTCCTGGGCTGAACGCAGCAGGGTCTTCTGCTCCTGGACCTGTTCGTGGAGGTTGTCCTGGGCCTGCTTGTTGCTCTCCGATTGATTCTTCAGCTTGTCTGTCAGCTGTGTAACCTTTTAAGACCCACATATACAGAAACGCTTTAGAAGTCATTATTGTTCAATAAAACTGACCTTAACCTTAATAACCCTTCTATATGATGCTAACAGTTCAAATGACTGTAACTGCAACATGGACAGTTTGAGAGAGCGCGGTGAGCACCCACCTGTTCTTGTAGTGcgttgtttttctctttcagcTGGTTGAGCACGGCCGTCTCTCCCTCCCCGGCCTGTATCTTGGCACACAAGTCGTCTCTCTCGGTTTCCAGCTGGCTCACGATGTCCTTACCCTTCTGCAGCAGAGCCTCCAGGTTCTGGATCTTCTGATCCTTATCTCCGATCTGACGCAGCACCTGCTCCAGGTCGTTCTACAGCACCAAGGCAGGAAGACTACATTAGGGATGCTGGCAGAATTATGTATTCTATTGTGTTGTGCATAAAGGTGTTTATTAAGATTTTCACACAGGCATACTacaccagtgttttgtttgtgaacGGACAAAATGTTATCAGAAGAATGTAAAATATGCTATAATCTTAAAAAGCTTCTACACACGGGCctcaaataataatacaataactGAAATCTCTACTCATACTAATATATAAGGCatcatgtaagggataatgtacagcgagccggtcattgttgtgaaaaagACTCAGACAGGacgatgctgcaccccgacgc
The nucleotide sequence above comes from Sebastes fasciatus isolate fSebFas1 chromosome 4, fSebFas1.pri, whole genome shotgun sequence. Encoded proteins:
- the eea1 gene encoding early endosome antigen 1 isoform X1, whose translation is MLRRILQMTPGKGGSQNAESEQPSTDLNHDQTSEGFICPQCMKSHNSAEELFKHYELFHDTGDLPAQMAPTREDLTMLRQEVQDLHVSLKEEKWFSEELKKELDKVQGHLKQNDEQTVSEDAALEKKLNEAETEKFNIKQMKDLFEQKAAQLATEIVDIKSRYDEEKSLREAADQRMGKLTEQLQKEKQDNERLQTELLQRPGVEDVEVLQKELVQVQTLMDSMTREREDESDRLKMHYEQLQANYTTSEIRKLEMTISQLKAELEKGPQEAAVYTQQIHQLQSNLNNLQQQSQSLSEKCARKEKEYQELEERLGAEKAAKKGAQGSLRERETEVQELQTRATGAEASLQKAQTELGERAEEAAKLKSEITELEVKHAELKVERKQLEQQREEKDNQGAQQQTEIGQLHAKLLEAERQLGEVQGRLKEQRQLSGEKLKDREQQGADMQLKLSRAEEQLKESGSKNTDLQHQLEKAKQQHQELQALQQNTNGKLREAQNDLEQVLRQIGDKDQKIQNLEALLQKGKDIVSQLETERDDLCAKIQAGEGETAVLNQLKEKNNALQEQVTQLTDKLKNQSESNKQAQDNLHEQVQEQKTLLRSAQDRAHTLETSVTELTTQLADSKEKVAQLDAQLKAKTEMLLSAEAAKAAQKANLDNNLETAQHALQDKQQELNKVQKKVEEQIQRLKERQEQCTQLDGTLKECKDKLMASEQRIEQLEGLNKKLESQVGEVQTTRDQMQKEVQKLQKEGSEVKRKAKELQHSLETEKAGATTLQEEMKKKAAAFGDMQQQLERSEQDNAALKVNLDKVTQEGKTKHADLDRKAQNLTVDLQKAQQEKEAQRKELSSTQESLGKANKALKESRSQLDTERKNHKSAMEEKEKSNEKARQELLKNNEAITKAMKESKEQLEQMGEAEKKLKVQLTTLEQQRSNSQGALKEKEKELEKLRAQLMTTQGSFEEEMKKLKGQVAELQEVNVKKTAEEGKLRAQVSGLVQELASESSRSKELQKALEQSKGSLAKLQSDFYGKESEVSALRQDLKASEEKLNLAQEELAANRSHQTGLETQMQDLQTGRGSLEQDLVKRDQKLQQQEQTLKELQKRQGQVKEEVEKERSKVEELNKAKSVLEKNNTRLTSELKALTEKSEKELGELREAKQMLIQQKLELQRQVEAAQKTLEQEQKEHQATRDSRSQREEQLLAQTKGVQDQLSSEKRAREEQVKRGEEAEAKIGVQVTALNENVATLKREWQGSQRRVGELEKQTDELRGEIAVLEATVQNNQDERRALLERCVKGEGEIEKLQAKVVELRRKLDDTTAAMQELGRENQSLQIKQSQSLTRKWAEDHEVQNCMACGKGFSLSVRKHHCRHCGNIFCHECSVRNALTPSSKKPVRVCDTCFEELQG
- the eea1 gene encoding early endosome antigen 1 isoform X2, which codes for MLRRILQMTPGKGGSQNAESEQPSTDLNHDQTSEGFICPQCMKSHNSAEELFKHYELFHDTGDLPAQMAPTREDLTMLRQEVQDLHVSLKEEKWFSEELKKELDKVQGHLKQNDEQTVSEDAALEKKLNEAETEKFNIKQMKDLFEQKAAQLATEIVDIKSRYDEEKSLREAADQRMGKLTEQLQKEKQDNERLQTELLQRPGVEDVEVLQKELVQVQTLMDSMTREREDESDRLKMHYEQLQANYTTSEMTISQLKAELEKGPQEAAVYTQQIHQLQSNLNNLQQQSQSLSEKCARKEKEYQELEERLGAEKAAKKGAQGSLRERETEVQELQTRATGAEASLQKAQTELGERAEEAAKLKSEITELEVKHAELKVERKQLEQQREEKDNQGAQQQTEIGQLHAKLLEAERQLGEVQGRLKEQRQLSGEKLKDREQQGADMQLKLSRAEEQLKESGSKNTDLQHQLEKAKQQHQELQALQQNTNGKLREAQNDLEQVLRQIGDKDQKIQNLEALLQKGKDIVSQLETERDDLCAKIQAGEGETAVLNQLKEKNNALQEQVTQLTDKLKNQSESNKQAQDNLHEQVQEQKTLLRSAQDRAHTLETSVTELTTQLADSKEKVAQLDAQLKAKTEMLLSAEAAKAAQKANLDNNLETAQHALQDKQQELNKVQKKVEEQIQRLKERQEQCTQLDGTLKECKDKLMASEQRIEQLEGLNKKLESQVGEVQTTRDQMQKEVQKLQKEGSEVKRKAKELQHSLETEKAGATTLQEEMKKKAAAFGDMQQQLERSEQDNAALKVNLDKVTQEGKTKHADLDRKAQNLTVDLQKAQQEKEAQRKELSSTQESLGKANKALKESRSQLDTERKNHKSAMEEKEKSNEKARQELLKNNEAITKAMKESKEQLEQMGEAEKKLKVQLTTLEQQRSNSQGALKEKEKELEKLRAQLMTTQGSFEEEMKKLKGQVAELQEVNVKKTAEEGKLRAQVSGLVQELASESSRSKELQKALEQSKGSLAKLQSDFYGKESEVSALRQDLKASEEKLNLAQEELAANRSHQTGLETQMQDLQTGRGSLEQDLVKRDQKLQQQEQTLKELQKRQGQVKEEVEKERSKVEELNKAKSVLEKNNTRLTSELKALTEKSEKELGELREAKQMLIQQKLELQRQVEAAQKTLEQEQKEHQATRDSRSQREEQLLAQTKGVQDQLSSEKRAREEQVKRGEEAEAKIGVQVTALNENVATLKREWQGSQRRVGELEKQTDELRGEIAVLEATVQNNQDERRALLERCVKGEGEIEKLQAKVVELRRKLDDTTAAMQELGRENQSLQIKQSQSLTRKWAEDHEVQNCMACGKGFSLSVRKHHCRHCGNIFCHECSVRNALTPSSKKPVRVCDTCFEELQG